The proteins below are encoded in one region of Brevundimonas fontaquae:
- a CDS encoding DUF2939 domain-containing protein, whose protein sequence is MSRKIITGALIAVVIGVVVALFVSPFIAAQALVRAARTGDAAGLERQVDFPAFRTSLKSELNARAALEIRNRTKGDTGLAALGMLLAPSLVEGAVDNFVTPQGIAAMVRSGETPEPERPVPADDTPAVDKDKIRQSWAYRGLNTFAVTLTRDDRPDDALVLIMERRTPFTWKLAGVDLTPDPMG, encoded by the coding sequence ATGAGCCGCAAGATCATCACCGGAGCCCTGATCGCCGTCGTCATCGGCGTGGTCGTCGCCCTGTTCGTCTCGCCCTTCATCGCCGCCCAGGCGCTGGTGCGGGCCGCGCGGACCGGGGATGCGGCCGGACTGGAGCGGCAGGTGGACTTCCCAGCGTTCCGCACCAGCCTGAAAAGCGAGCTGAACGCCCGCGCAGCCCTGGAAATCCGCAACCGGACCAAGGGGGACACGGGTCTGGCGGCGCTGGGCATGCTGCTGGCCCCGTCGCTGGTCGAGGGGGCGGTCGACAACTTCGTCACGCCGCAAGGCATCGCCGCCATGGTCCGCTCCGGCGAGACGCCCGAGCCGGAACGGCCCGTGCCCGCCGACGACACGCCGGCCGTCGACAAGGACAAGATCCGCCAGTCCTGGGCCTATCGCGGGCTCAACACCTTCGCCGTCACCCTGACGCGCGACGATCGGCCGGACGATGCGCTGGTGCTGATCATGGAACGCCGGACGCCCTTCACTTGGAAGCTGGCCGGGGTGGACCTGACGCCCGACCCGATGGGTTGA